In Perca fluviatilis chromosome 11, GENO_Pfluv_1.0, whole genome shotgun sequence, the following proteins share a genomic window:
- the atg9b gene encoding autophagy-related protein 9B, which translates to MANFEAYQQYQRIEDFEEDSPPGEEDLLVHVPEGLKDSWHHIKNLDNFFKRIYHFHQKNGFACMMMSEFFELVQLLFVVTFTTFLVNCVEYDILFANRAVNHTGPGHNPLDRNKVTLPDAILPSQQCTQRIQENSWIIFLLIMAAIFWIYRLVKVFCNVLSYWEIRQFYIKALKIRMDELCNFTWQEVQDRLISLQREQQMCIHKKELTELDIYHRILRFKNYMVAMINKSLLPVQLQLPLLGNVVFLTQGLKYNFELILFWGPGSLFQNKWNLHPKYKRNGNRLELAQQLSRVILLMGLANLLLCPFILVWQVLYAFFSYTEVIRREPGSLGARRWSLYGRLYLRHFNELDHELHGRLGRGYKPTSKYMNSFTSPVLTVLAKNLAFFSGSILAVLIALTVYDEDVLTVQHILTAITVLGVVITIARSFIPDEHMVWCPEQLLQCMLAHIHYMPDHWRGNANKSETRDEVAQLFQYKAVFILEELLSPIVTPFILIFHLRNKSLEIIDFFRNFTVEVVGVGDICSFAQMDIRRHGNPTWLSEGQTEASIYQQAENGKTELSLMHFTIKNPRWQPPQESSVFISHLKDKVQHDAQGGPSTQLLLSEAPFCTSLQSNESGTVPDNLLAGVLAHSNLTASGLQGRDHRFIPPSTAASAAASVLASFSTSQLAHTSRGRSHGLLRSSVPPESTMYRSDRTVIDSMSNSDIRSNTLHSEFASAEMSLHAIYMHELHQQSSHPQRTSGQWQNPVPMRDLHTNTDFQAHSGLGSSISMPTTVHFGGWQEKEEEENEDDQEINSGSTPKQGTGSSC; encoded by the exons TcagttgttgtttgttgtcacGTTCACGACGTTCCTTGTCAACTGTGTGGAGTATGACATCCTGTTTGCCAATCGAGCGGTCAACCACACTGGGCCGGGCCATAACCCCTTGGACAGGAACAAGGTCACTCTTCCAGATGCCATCCTGCCTAGTCAGCAGTGTACTCAGAG GATTCAGGAGAACAGTTGGATTATATTCCTTCTCATCATGGCAGCCATCTTCTGGATTTATCGACTTGTTAAAGTATTTTGCAATGTTCTGAGCTACTGGGAGATCAGGCAGTTCTACATCAAAGCACTGAAGATCCGAATG GATGAACTTTGCAACTTCACATGGCAGGAAGTCCAGGACCGGCTCATCAGCCTGCAACGAGAACAGCAAATGTGCATACACAAGAAAGAGCTGACAGAACTTGACATCTATCACCGCATCCTTCGATTCAAGAACTACATGGTGGCCATGATAAACAAATCACTGCTGCCAGTGCAGCTGCAGCTCCCCCTGCTGGGCAATGTGGTGTTCCTCACGCAGGGCCTCAAGTACAACTTTGAGCTTATTCTCTTCTGGGGTCCTGGCTCCCTGTTTCAGAATAAGTGGAACCTTCACCCCAAGTACAAGCGGAATGGAAACCGCCTAGAGCTCGCACAGCAGCTTAGTAGAGTCATCCTGCTGATGGGTTTGGCCAATTTACTGCTATGTCCCTTCATCCTGGTGTGGCAGGTGCTCTACGCTTTCTTTAGCTATACAGAAGTCATTCGCAGAGAACCTGGAAGCCTGGGCGCACGGCGCTGGTCCCTGTATGGTCGCTTATACCTGCGACACTTCAATGAGCTGGACCATGAGCTGCATGGACGTTTAGGCCGTGGCTACAAACCCACTTCCAAATACATGAACTCCTTTACATCACCAGTGCTGACTGTGCTGGCTAAGAACCTTGCCTTCTTCTCAGGCTCAATTTTGGCTGTGCTCATTGCGCTGACAGTCTATGATGAGGATGTTCTGACAGTGCAGCACATTCTGACTGCCATCACTGTGCTGGGAGTGGTTATTACTATCGCCAG GTCCTTCATCCCAGATGAGCATATGGTGTGGTGTCCAGAACAGCTGCTGCAGTGCATGCTGGCACACATTCACTACATGCCAGACCACTGGAGGGGCAATGCTAACAAGAGTGAGACCCGAGACGAGGTGGCGCAGCTGTTCCAGTACAAAGCA GTGTTCATTTTGGAGGAGTTGCTCAGTCCTATTGTCACACCCTTCATTCTCATCTTCCACCTGCGGAATAAGTCTCTAGAGATCATTGACTTCTTCAGGAACTTCACTGTGGAGGTTGTTGGAGTTGGAGACATCTGTTCCTTTGCGCAGATGGACATCAGACGCCATGGAAACCCAACA TGGCTGTCAGAGGGCCAGACGGAGGCCTCCATATACCAAcaagctgaaaatggcaagacAGAGTTGTCTCTTATGCATTTCACCATTAAGAACCCACGCTGGCAGCCACCTCAGGAGAGCTCAGTGTTCATCAGCCATCTGAAGGACAAAGTGCAGCATGATGCACAGGGTGGCCCCTCCACCCAGCTGCTACTCTCTGAAGCTCCTTTCTGCACCTCGCTGCAGTCCAATGAGTCTGGCACTGTG cCTGATAATCTTTTGGCCGGTGTCCTGGCTCACTCCAATCTAACTGCATCTGGATTACAAGGGCGAGACCATCGCTTCATCCCACCGAGCACCGCTGCTTCTGCCGCTGCCAGTGTCCTGGCCTCTTTCTCCACCTCCCAGCTCGCACATACCAGCCGTGGACGCTCACATGGCCTCCTGCGCTCATCCGTCCCCCCCGAGAGCACCATGTACCGCAGTGATCGCACCGTCATTGACAG TATGTCTAACAGTGACATCCGGAGCAATACACTGCACTCAGAGTTTGCCTCAGCAGAGATGAGTCTCCATGCCATCTACATGCATGAG CTCCACCAGCAGAGCTCCCACCCACAGAGGACTTCGGGGCAGTGGCAGAACCCAGTGCCAATGAGAGatctacacacaaacactg ATTTCCAGGCACATAGTGGCCTTGGCTCCAGCATTTCAATGCCCACCACTGTCCACTTTGGTGGCTGGCAAgagaaggaagaagaggagaatgAAGATGATCAGGAGATTAACAGTGGATCTACTCCAAAACAGGGCACTGGGAGTAGTTGTTGA